The Lineus longissimus chromosome 6, tnLinLong1.2, whole genome shotgun sequence sequence ACGTTTGTCTCTAATTGTGTCAATAGGCGCAACACCCATCCGTGACTTTATCAAATGATGAGGGTAGATTAGTCCTTGTTTAGAGCTAATTAAGTTCAACCTTAGCCTTCTCCATGACCCATCAATTTGATATAATTGTCCTACACAAATGGTCCTCATGACTGTCTATGAACAAATTTCGCTATGAAATAACTGTTCGTAGTAAGTATCATTAGTTTGAAGATCTACCACTGCATTTCATTGACAATGGTTATCTTTTTGAGTAAGTCCGTCAGAGCAAAACCTTGTGGGTGATGATAACAAAGAAGGATCCCCCTATTTGACAGGGAAGGTTTTATGTTACACCACAGGaaataattattttcttttgaagtttttttgttcattgattatcaTTTCAGAGAAAAATGCGTTCTCAGGCCCACTCGTGTAAGTATCAAGTAATTAATTGGGGAGGAAACCAGCAGAAACTACGTATATGACAAAGACATGCTTTATCTTAGCGAGAGTTTTGGCAAATCCTGTACGTATAGGATTCGCATTTCCAATAACCTATTTTTTCATTATTTACAATAACACCCATTATGTTGCATACCTTATTAAATATGGAAAGCATTTTAAATCGCATTACTAAAAGCATTTCGCACTTTCTTAGAACTAAATGCATCCGGCAGTGTATACAGAAATAGCTACTAATGACAGATGATAAGTCATTATGGTGATAAATATAAACTCTGATCTAGGCAAACTGTATCACAATGCACGCTAGCACTTACACACATACactagtgtaaatgtacttcTATTCATTTACGAAATAAACATGCTAGTAAATAATACAGCACTGTCATAGTATAGTGCCAATTTCTTTTTTGCTTCGGATGTTTCTGTTATTAATACGTTTATCATACTTTACCACGAATCATCTTTGTTATTGTGAATAGATCTGACCGAATTTAtctatttcatgtacatttctaaATTAgccatttctttttcattttgatatattgttgatCATTTTCGTAATTGATAGCGTTCTGCGTCTCATATTTTACGTGCTCAATTGCTTGAGAAGATGTTGTCTGATTCATCATGAGAAATGGATGATTCTCGTGATATAGCGATTTGATGAGTTATTCAGAAGATTAAGCATCAATGGAAATAATATGTTCACCCTCCACATTACAGATATGTATTAAGAGCCGGGATGCGAAAACCAGAATTGGCTATTTTTCAAAGTATGTATTACCATCATACGCTTCTGGATTTACAAATAAAAGCGTCAAAACAGTCTAGCTTCCTTCAGATAGCAAACACGCTCAGTCAATCCTCCTTGCACAAGAAAGCTGACATCAAGAAAAAAATACGGCGAAAAACACCATTTCCCATCACTGCCTGCCGGCCACACACAAGTGCTTGTTATGAATGTATTGATATTTGTTCGGTGTGATGAGAAAAACCTAGCCGATTGTTGGGACATGGCAGTGAGTAATGGATAGTTAAGTCAGTAAGAGATCCGAACCAAGGCCCGCATAATTAAATGACATCTGAATAAGGTTGTGTTGTGTAAGTTACTTGGAGTTTGTATGTGCATTTTAATGTGCATTGCTCCAGTGCCAGCAGTGTATCATATCGTCATGTGATTGAAGCCACGGCGAGATGTTGTGAACAAATGGTAAATGTGGCCGTGACTACACAGCCTCAACTCCTCAAGGATATTGCCTGGGATGTCGGCAATTCCTTTCGCCGTTTAGATTGGTAAGTCTATCCATCTATTGTCGATGTAACAATAGTTTCGGGTTGTTACTTACCGTCATGATGTTATGGAGTATACTTTCCCCTGGCTATATTGCACAACAGACAGAAACCCTATCTGATTGACATTCCAAACGCGCCAGGATATAGTCTGCTCATTCGCCGGTGTCCATCCGTCCTATTCACCATCCGTTACATACCCGAGGCGAGCCCCCAAGGTTGGTCGCTTTTCTTCTTCTACGTTCTGAATGTGAGATGGACTTGCCGTAACAATAGGGAGACAATCTGCTTAGCTATCTTCATAGGGTTATGACACTAACCTCACTGTGAGAAAAGAAAAGTCAACAAAAGGGCGGCAATCAACAAGAGCTAGAATACAATAGCTTTGAGAGTCGATCATTGCTTTCAGCCACAAATAGGTTCTGTGAGTAATCTCCAACGTGGCGTCAGATGATGAGTTCGTCAATGACCACAAGAGCTGTGAACCCGACTGAAACAGAGTGGTGACCAACAATATCGTACACATGATAAGTGTgattgaagaaattgaagaatgGATTCACCATCGCTGCGGTTGCTCCGGCACCGATCACAGCCCATCGACTCCTACAGGGTGTTTGACCTTACACTCCAATGCGACTTTTGGATGAAACCTTCTGCAAGCAATAACATTAAAAGCAATGCACTGAAGGTGGTATTATCCCGGCATTATGGCTGTGACTCCACTTGGTATGAAAGGaaattattattaaaaaaaacttctGAATCACAACAAATCACCTCACCAATGATGTTATGATGTTGGGTATTTCTCTTATTGATAATGGAACAAGAGGTAGCTTACATGAATGTACTTTGCGAACGAAGTTTGGCTGCTGCCTTTTCCAAAGGGTAAGACCGTTGTGACTGACGTTGTATCAGATCCGAAAAAGTGTCGCTAGAGTGTCCTTACGTGGAAATGACACCGTAAATGGCCAGCTGATGTCGGTAACTGGTAAAACCTGGACGCAGATTTTGACGAAGGACGCTGGACGGTAAGTTTTGTACCATTGGATTGCACTGTCTGGATTCCATGAACCTGGCCTCTAGTTCAAGATGAGtagtttttttgcttttgtaACCTCATCACGTGAACAGATCAACCAAGGTTTATAGCGTTGACCTTGGCGTTGACCTAAATAACTTGTACTGTAACATGAGACGACCGCCCCTTATTGAACTTCCTCAATTATCGTCTAGACTAGTGCACTGACATCAAAGGGACACAGGTGACCCGACGGGGCGTCGATTTCTCGGCACGGACTGGACTGAAATATGGCTGGGACGTCCAGCGTCCAGAATCTGTGTCcaggttttaccaactaccGCCGATGTCGCAAACCATTCGGGAAGGTAGATTTTCTGTCGATCCAGTAAGGAGCTTAATTCACCTCAACGTTTCTCTCCACCATTGCAAACAAGTGCAGCTGTGTTTGCGTCGGTTGGATTTCAACGATATTTTGTTTGGACGCACGCCAGTCTATTTTATTCCTTGCCCGCCTTATATTGATATTTAAATCTTATGAGAGCTGCGAAACGAGTATAAAAGCATTTCGCTTATTACCAGCTTTGGTGATACCAGTATGTATGGATCCTTCCCATTAGTTATGACAGCAGAAACAGCTTAAAGTGGTAGTTAGTTAGGAGTTCGGCGCTGGAACTAACGCAGGAATAATATACATGCTCCGCGTGTGTCAGTGTACGAGTCGATATTCTGGCAACTCTATTGTGGACTTTGACAGGTTTAACGGTTTTCTCTTGTTAGTCGTCGTGTATTAAATGAGTGAAGAATTGCCTGCTTCGGACGTGATGGTCTTATCTTTTGTTTTCGATTTCTGTGGATTACATTCTAATCAATGATCTTCACGTCATCCGGAGTATATGGTAAGGTTTTTGTCTCTTCAACAATGTTACTGTTAGATGCAGATTTCGCAACTGTAATGACTGTTTCATCGCTGTATTTATGGGGAACGTCGATTCCTCGAACTCGTACAAAACATGATATACGACTGTCTACAAAAACAAGGGTTTTCCTGCACGGCTCGCTATTCGatcatttcatgcataatgaatgATTAAAGCAAATAGAATCCCAGTGCTAAATAAACGATCAGAGGAAATTCGAAACGTTCTTTGATGCCGTGATAATTTCCTTTTCTTGTCACTGCTTCTTCGGATTTATTTTCGGGCCCAATTTAGAACTGATCTTGACCTTATCAAATCTTGTTGTCATTTGGTAAAGTGATGCTCTCTTATCTTGTTTGGCGCTCTAGGTATCCTATTTAAGAATGTCGCTACTTTTTTAGAGAATTTGCATGAGATGATGATTGAATTTCATTTCTACCTCCTCGGTTTGTGTGTCGACTGTGACAACCACTATCTCCAGTTCGGTGTCAATTCCTTCAAATCAATTGTGCTACATGTAAGCTTTATGTAAATTACCTAGCCACCGGACCCACCCTTGAGAGTCATCGTCCACAAAGAACTTTCTATTTGTAGAACCTTCTTCTGATCTCTTGCGAAACCCATCACCGACATCAGAAATTCTAATCAGTGACCATCTGCTGCCGGTGTTCGCCTCTTCTCAAGCTAATGTGACAACCTGATGAGTTTTTTTTGCCAAAGCGTCCAACAATGCTGCTAGTCTGGATCTCGGGGGAAAGCACGTCCTTTGATGACGACCTCCTAAATATACCTTACATGTACTCTGCCTGTCTAGCTATCTTTGTCTCTTGAAATTCACGAGGATAAAAGGATGAAAAATGAAGCCATCTTCGAACTGAACAGTGTCTATCTCCGTTTTATCGATGTCAACGAGAGTTGTTTACCCCTAAACTGTTTGATTCCATCTGGTCGCATGTGTTCGATTACGGCGAACCCGCATATCAGATACGGGCACGTGCTGAGATTAGATGCAGCTCGTGTGATATCAATTTGACTAAAAATCTGCAGATGGCGCCTCAGTCTTTACAACGTATTCTCGATGTTTTTAAATAATTCTAATGCGCATCTAGCTTATCGTTGAGACGTGATGACACCATCAGCATCTTGGCACAATCTTGACACCAGATGGGCGTTAATTCGTAGAAGATTCCGGTACGGTACGAGTTTGTATATGTACACTATGCTTTCAGTTTGTAGTATACATGTCTCGTTCATTCTTTCAAACTTTGGCCAGTTTTCGAATTATGCTCTAGTCGAAGGAACCAAAGCCCGCAAGCAAGTTAAGGAAATAGGATAAtcaaatatatattatcgtaTATACGCATATACATACAACACATTGACTAATGTATTTCAAACAAATATCcaacctgtaaaaaaaaaagttcaaaatttattATGCTCAGCATGAAAATAAACGGTGTGAAGATTTTATCATATATATCAACGAATATACAGATGGCCCAAAAAGGAAAAGCATTTCCATTTCCACCCTCGGACTCAACGCATCAGTGGCCTACCAGTTTAGAATCTTCACCATGTTTTGCTTCTTCACGATATCTCGCTTCGGACTGGTTTCAGCTCCACTACCAGTTTGTTGTGGCAGAGTAGGGGGTAATTTGAGTTGAAAGAAGAACGGAGTTGGAACATTGAGCTTCATGGTTGGAACAACTGAAACATTACCCCCGACTCTGCTCACAAAATTGTCTCCGAGGGAAAAACTACTGGACTGAAACACGGTGCTTACTCTCGTTTTTCTTCAAGTAAGGTTCTTCATCCACTCGTGCTTTGGGTCTGCGGATGATGGAAGAATGCTCGAACTTTTATTTGCCACCCTGTAGTTATAAATTTATCCGGCAATCGTTCACTGCGGCTACAATCTATAGATGCCGTTACACAAGGAAGTTCTGTTGATGTCCATCTATCTTGTAAGATAAATGTTCGCTCACATTAAATCAACTGGTAGAACATCAACCAAATAATGTCCAGTTGACATCAATTATTAGGCTTGAAAACGATTTTGTATCAAAAGGCAAATTACTGCCGCCTAGCGGTAATAAAGTCCATCATTTAACATCACACatgttttgtttaaaaaaagaagtttCTTGAAAATATGTCTAATAGTTCGAATGGACAGCTTAGACAGTAGTTTCCTGAGCACAATCTCTCTCTTTtatataactacatgtatgtacatcatTTGTAGGTGTACTACTTTTCATATTACATATCGTTGTTCTTGGAATCATCTGTGCAGATGGACACCACTGTGAATATATACAATGCATTCGGGCAAATGAAtgtatttacaatacattcgggCAAATGATTTACAGGAGACCATCAGCAGTAGCTCAAATTCAGCATTAAAATGTTGTCGAAAATTGTCGCACCACAATGAGTCCTCTGAGTGAATTATATAACCATCCATCAACACGAAGTGTTCACCTGGTAATGCAGGGGAccggtttttcaaaacaatcaaTAATCTAATAAACAACTACAGAAGTGAAGGCTAGATTATTTCCAATCACAGTGTCCTAGctcatgatttctttctttccaTATAAAATATATCGAAACATTTCACCTAAAGTGCTGTTTAATTTCTTAATATCTTCCTCATTATGTTCCTTGTCATATTTCCTATACCATAGATGCATTGCATAATTCCTACTCCAATCATACTTCACACCAATTCcgtaaatttttttaatttcctgcCAGTTGGGACGGTGAATGGTATCCCATTCTGTGTGGACTAAACTCGGATAATTTTTGGCCATAATTCCAGGGAGTTGGACGGAATGATAATTCCAGTTCCCGTCGTTGAACGACACATATTCCGTGTGCCACATTCGCAAAAACGGCGCAAAAGCCTTGGACATAATGAAACCATTGCATAGCCAGTTTGGTAACTCGAATCCCATTGTTGTATCATGATGCAAAAAGTCGTCCATAGATTTTAACATTATTACATCTAGGTCCATATAGATTCCTCCATGTTTTAACACTGCTTCTAACCGCACAACATCCGATTTGTGCTCCGCAACACTGATATGATTGCCATAGATGGAAGTGGGGCCAACACGATACTTCATCTCAAGTTTAGAAGTCGCACTGATTTTCACTTTACTTTGCTCCCAATATTTTCCTTGTGGTTCCACCTCAtaccaaaacataattttctCCGGCTTTATAAATTTCAAAGCGGCGCAAATGCACACATAATGATGGAACCTTAGCGTCAGCTTGCTCCCACTATACCAGGTGAAGTGGACAATCTTTGGAACCGGTTTCTTCGAGTCGAAGGTATTCCCTTGTGATGTCAATCCAGGAATGCTAATCTTTTGCGTTGGTCCGGGAACCTGTATCTTCTTTTCGACTATTTTCTCGACTGTCTGTGTGGTTATGTTACAAACTGGGGCTTTTTGTTTTATGGGTTGTTGCAGCATCTGGCACCGTGATTCTTGAAGAAATTTGAAAGATGACTTTGTGTATGTCAGCAGCAGCAGTAATCCTAATAGTAGCGTCACTACCCAGAAAAGGAAGAGCTTGGCGTAGGACGGCCCCATGCTTCCAGCGCATCCGCACCCGATGCCGGATCTGCAAAATATGAACGAAAATgctaatgaaatgaaaattcacGAGACAATGTTTGCATTCTCCTTCTTGATCAAACAAATGCCCAGATTGAAATGCCAGTCTGGAATATTCGTCCTCCCACACCAGGCCATTGTAATTTAGTGTATCATATATATAGCCTATATGTATATGTTTGTGTGTGTAGTATAAACAATATAGAAACAACATACATACCGCATAATTCGTCACGGTTGAGTAAACAATGGCAATGACAATAATGATCATTTCGCCCCGCCACGGCTCGCCTCGCCACGGCTGGCAGGAAAAAAATGGAAAGGTGACCAACGCTCTCCGCAAGAGTCTGTTAGTCCAAATTCAAAGGTGAATAGAACGGACGAGATATTaagttgtgaaaatgagactaATGCCGAAGAGAGTAATGAAATCAATGGTGGTCCCAAGGACAAGGTGGTGACAAAGACGGATAAAGTTGTGGTAGATAATCCTCTTCTAGCATGATATCTGGCTTACAAACCGGTACTGTAGATACGTATGTTAATCTTGCGAGTACGCTTTCTTTGAATGGCAGTGGCTCCAATGTATCAAATACACTCTCACACTTGGCTAGTGAGTTAGATATACCCAGAAACCACGTTCCTCTAACTTTCAAGGTACCTTTATTAGGGCTGAGTTTTATAGACTGCAGCAAACTGCTGCTGTTAGTGTTATCAGAGATTTTTTAATGTATAGAGACTTACTTTCGGGGATAGATATCGATAATATGAATGTAATTCTTGGGGTgctctgtaggcctactgggtaGCCCTGTGTAAATGTCTATGCCTTATATGTAGGGATTGGATTTGGGagggtctttcatttctttgtcatcactttttgtacttttgttgcacttgcacttttgcacatttgtaatgtacatgtaatttaatttacatgaataaagatgatTATATATTCCTATCTATGTAGGATGCTCAAAGTTCTACTGCTACCACGACAGATTAGCATGATCTTTATTCacgtacatcatacatgtacatgtatatagtataCGGTACGCCGTATGTAAATGTATGTGCAACCCGAACCAGCTCCCCTGCACTGGGCTCGGGACTGGATCGGGCGCGCGGGGGGACCTGTCCTATCAATCTCATGACACGAAGTATGGAGGAGCGAGCCTGAGGGTACCAACTATCACTGTCTTTCGGGCCCTGCTATACAAAGGCAAATACTACGCTCATAATACCTGAAAATCGGGATTTTGAGTTTCTGTTGCAGCACAAGCAATATCAGATTTGCAGCTGCCGGCTGAAAGCGTGTGTACGACTCCGACTCGGCTCTTTTCATTGTTGGGCTGTAACAATGCAAATTACGTAACGACGCGTCAGATAAAAACCACGACGTGTGAGgatagggagtttttcccgaatagCCGGGCGAGATGACGAGTAACAACTTGACACTTTTACAAAATTCATGTATTTCAAAGACGCGCGTATTCATCCTTTGGTTTATGGCTTCACAAAAAACGGTCAATATGTACCTGTTATTATATATCTCCAGTCACGGAGGCGGTCGACGGGAAATAAAGAAGTCCTTTATCCGACTTGATATATCTGTCACAGGTCGGATCCCGAAGACAACAGAGCCATTTTACTGGATGTAAACGTCTCGTATGATTTGAGGTCACATTATTGACGTGAACACGCGCCGTTG is a genomic window containing:
- the LOC135489669 gene encoding uncharacterized protein LOC135489669 isoform X1 — protein: MRILILLGVYISVTFIISMRRSGIGCGCAGSMGPSYAKLFLFWVVTLLLGLLLLLTYTKSSFKFLQESRCQMLQQPIKQKAPVCNITTQTVEKIVEKKIQVPGPTQKISIPGLTSQGNTFDSKKPVPKIVHFTWYSGSKLTLRFHHYVCICAALKFIKPEKIMFWYEVEPQGKYWEQSKVKISATSKLEMKYRVGPTSIYGNHISVAEHKSDVVRLEAVLKHGGIYMDLDVIMLKSMDDFLHHDTTMGFELPNWLCNGFIMSKAFAPFLRMWHTEYVSFNDGNWNYHSVQLPGIMAKNYPSLVHTEWDTIHRPNWQEIKKIYGIGVKYDWSRNYAMHLWYRKYDKEHNEEDIKKLNSTLGEMFRYILYGKKEIMS
- the LOC135489669 gene encoding uncharacterized protein LOC135489669 isoform X4 produces the protein MGPSYAKLFLFWVVTLLLGLLLLLTYTKSSFKFLQESRCQMLQQPIKQKAPVCNITTQTVEKIVEKKIQVPGPTQKISIPGLTSQGNTFDSKKPVPKIVHFTWYSGSKLTLRFHHYVCICAALKFIKPEKIMFWYEVEPQGKYWEQSKVKISATSKLEMKYRVGPTSIYGNHISVAEHKSDVVRLEAVLKHGGIYMDLDVIMLKSMDDFLHHDTTMGFELPNWLCNGFIMSKAFAPFLRMWHTEYVSFNDGNWNYHSVQLPGIMAKNYPSLVHTEWDTIHRPNWQEIKKIYGIGVKYDWSRNYAMHLWYRKYDKEHNEEDIKKLNSTLGEMFRYILYGKKEIMS
- the LOC135489669 gene encoding uncharacterized protein LOC135489669 isoform X2, whose translation is MTWRRGLRRLYKSRICFVYRSGIGCGCAGSMGPSYAKLFLFWVVTLLLGLLLLLTYTKSSFKFLQESRCQMLQQPIKQKAPVCNITTQTVEKIVEKKIQVPGPTQKISIPGLTSQGNTFDSKKPVPKIVHFTWYSGSKLTLRFHHYVCICAALKFIKPEKIMFWYEVEPQGKYWEQSKVKISATSKLEMKYRVGPTSIYGNHISVAEHKSDVVRLEAVLKHGGIYMDLDVIMLKSMDDFLHHDTTMGFELPNWLCNGFIMSKAFAPFLRMWHTEYVSFNDGNWNYHSVQLPGIMAKNYPSLVHTEWDTIHRPNWQEIKKIYGIGVKYDWSRNYAMHLWYRKYDKEHNEEDIKKLNSTLGEMFRYILYGKKEIMS
- the LOC135489669 gene encoding uncharacterized protein LOC135489669 isoform X3 gives rise to the protein MDRILRLKYRSGIGCGCAGSMGPSYAKLFLFWVVTLLLGLLLLLTYTKSSFKFLQESRCQMLQQPIKQKAPVCNITTQTVEKIVEKKIQVPGPTQKISIPGLTSQGNTFDSKKPVPKIVHFTWYSGSKLTLRFHHYVCICAALKFIKPEKIMFWYEVEPQGKYWEQSKVKISATSKLEMKYRVGPTSIYGNHISVAEHKSDVVRLEAVLKHGGIYMDLDVIMLKSMDDFLHHDTTMGFELPNWLCNGFIMSKAFAPFLRMWHTEYVSFNDGNWNYHSVQLPGIMAKNYPSLVHTEWDTIHRPNWQEIKKIYGIGVKYDWSRNYAMHLWYRKYDKEHNEEDIKKLNSTLGEMFRYILYGKKEIMS